ACGAGTTAACCATCATTGAATCGACATCCACAATCTTGTGCAAAAGGGACTCACTCACAACATCGACATCGTGGGTGACAACATCGGGTCCAAACCCTTGCATATGCTTCATGATATCACCGTTTGCATAACTTAAGTCTTGATGGAGTGTTCCACCATGATATACATTCATCACTTGAAATCCACGACAGATTGCAAGGATTGGAATGTTGCGTGCTTCTGCAGCTTCTAAAAGACGTCGATCAAAGGTATCACGACGCGGATAAATTTCTTGTAATTTTTGTTTAGGTTGTTGACCATAGAGTTGGGGTGTGACATCATGCCCCCCTGATAACACAAGTGCATCAATTGAATCGACAAGCATTTTAACCGAAGCTTCGTCATCAATAATCGGAAGTACAAATGGTACACCTCCAGCTTGAACGACTGCACCTACATAATCTTCACTGACGTATACACGTCGATATCCCGCAAACATTGGCCCTTGTTCCACTGTAATGCTTCCAGATATTCCAACTTTTATCATAACGTTCTCCCTTCGTTTATATCTATTCTATCATTCATTCTTAAAAAAAATACAGCATTTACTTCATAAAAAAGCAAGGTTTCCCTTGCTTTAACTAAATCAATTTAAATGGTTTCCATGATGTTAAGTACTGTAAGAGAACTTGTTCATCATCATTTAAGCGTCCAATGACATTCTTACGACCATCATTTT
This DNA window, taken from Erysipelothrix larvae, encodes the following:
- a CDS encoding gamma-glutamyl-gamma-aminobutyrate hydrolase family protein translates to MIKVGISGSITVEQGPMFAGYRRVYVSEDYVGAVVQAGGVPFVLPIIDDEASVKMLVDSIDALVLSGGHDVTPQLYGQQPKQKLQEIYPRRDTFDRRLLEAAEARNIPILAICRGFQVMNVYHGGTLHQDLSYANGDIMKHMQGFGPDVVTHDVDVVSESLLHKIVDVDSMMVNSFHHQIVDKVAPTLKVSALAQDGVVEALENPKLKFELAVQFHPEMLHRNNHYAKCIFKAFIDAAKGNES